In Diorhabda carinulata isolate Delta chromosome 6, icDioCari1.1, whole genome shotgun sequence, a single genomic region encodes these proteins:
- the LOC130895002 gene encoding pyruvate dehydrogenase E1 component subunit alpha type II, mitochondrial-like codes for MRRFALFGWKNVPYGKIFRKFSSEVKDKGETVLSVTRCYSGETPVSTPGELSVSNEPYDLHKIDKSPSVTSELTREEAIKLYRNMQTIRKMETTAANLYQQKQVRGFCHVYVGQEACAVGMHSIMRPQDTAITSYRCHGWAYISGESVENVLAELLGKVTGSARGKGGSMHIYGSKFYGGNGIVGAHVPVGTGIALAHKYNKKGAVSFTIFGDGAVDQGQIYESYNFAKLHELPVIFVIENNDYSMGTPRIRHSANPNYYTRGDMLPGIRVGGMDILAIREAGKFALQFVTSGKGPLILQLDTYRYYGHSMSDPGTSYRSREEIKRVRSSHDCIKTFADKLILSRLVTEEDLKTIDKEIKKLVDEATQKALAAKDVAKEEVYCDIYRTYKGKVRMPQWETFGVHKNVSHLVSKHE; via the exons ATGAGACGCTTTGCTTTATTTGGTTGGAAAAATGTTCCGTACGGTAAAatctttagaaaattttcatccGAAGTCAAAGATAAAGGCGAAACAGTATTATCTGTTACGAGATGTTACTCGGGAGAAACTCCAGTTTCAACTCCAGGTGAATTATCTGTATCGAATGAACCTTACGATTTgcataaaattgataaatccCCATCGGTAACCAGCGAACTAACAAGAGAAGAGGCGATCAAGTTGTATAGAAATATGCAAACAATTAG AAAGATGGAAACCACTGCAGCTAATTTGTATCAACAAAAACAAGTCAGAGGCTTCTGTCATGTTTATGTTGGACAAGAAGCTTGCGCTGTTGGTATGCATTCCATAATGAGACCGCAAGATACAGCAATAACTTCCTACAGATGTCATGGGTGGGCTTACATTAGTGGAGAGTCAGTGGAAAATGTTTTGGCGGAGCTATTAGGAAAAGTCACTG GATCAGCGAGAGGTAAAGGTGGTTCAATGCATATTTACGGATCAAAATTTTATGGAGGTAATGGTATCGTGGGTGCACATGTTCCCGTTGGTACCGGAATAGCTTTGGctcataaatataataaaaagggAGCTGTTTCATTCACAA ttttcggTGATGGAGCTGTGGATCAAGGACAAATTTACGAATCGTACAATTTCGCCAAACTCCACGAACTTCCGGTGATTTTCGTTATAGAAAATAACGATTACAGCATGGGTACACCCAGAATAAGACACTCTGCCAATCCCAATTATTATACAAGAGGAGATATGCTTCCTGGGATACGCGTCGGAGGTATGGATATCTTGGCTATCAGGGAAGCTGGAAAATTCGCTTTGCAATTTGTCACATCTGGAAAAGGGCCACTTATTCTACAGTTGGATACGTACAG ATATTACGGCCACTCGATGTCCGATCCTGGAACGAGCTACAGAAGTAGAGAGGAAATAAAAAGAGTGAGATCAAGTCATGATTGCATTAAAACATTCGCTGATAAACTTATATTATCTCGACTTGTAACTGAAGAAGACTTGAAAACAATAgacaaagaaattaaaaaacttgtCGATGAAGCTACACAAAAAGCTCTCGCAGCAAAAGATGTGGCTAAAGAAGAAGTTTATTGTGATATCTATCGAACTTATAAGGGGAAAGTTAGAATGCCTCAATGGGAAACATTTGGCGTACATAAGAATGTCAGTCATTTGGTATCGAAACATGAATAG